The segment TGATGACAGGGCTGGCCTTATTCATGGGCCTGCTGCCCATCATGTACAGCGACGGCACCGGCGCGGATGTGATGAAACGCATCGCAGCACCCATGCTGGGCGGCGTAGCCTCCGGCCTGGTGCTGGTGCTGATCGTATTTCCCGCTATCTACGCCGTGTGGCGCGGGCGCTTTCTGCCGAAGGGCGCTGAGCGAACACCCGTGGCGGCGGCCTGAACGCCGGTGTAGTGGCGCGCGTGGCGCGAGGGAACATTCGCCATCGCCGCCGCGCGCGGGAGACGCGTTGGACGAACACGTAATTAACTGACCGCGAACGCAATCGGACTGCCGCTCGTCAGAAAAAATGTGCAAAAATGCAGGCACGCAATACCCCAATAACGCCGGGGCCTTATAGTCGCGGCGACTTCAACGCTTGCGCGCCCAAGGAGGCTCAATGTCATTTCTGGATAGAGAACATACCGTCGCCCGGCCAGGCTACAGCCGCTGGCTGGTGCCGCCGGCCGCATTGTTCGTGCATCTTTGTATCGGTGAGGTGTACGCCTTTAGTGTATTCAAGCTGCCGATGACCACGCTCCTCGGCATTGACAAATCCGCCCCTGGCGACTGGGGTTTTACGCAGCTGGCCTGGATATTCAGTATCGCCATTGTTTTTCTGGGTCTGAGCGCCGCCGTTTTTGGGCGCTGGGTAGAGCGGGTGGGACCGCGCAAGGCGATGTTCACGTCCGCTTGCTGCTTTGGGGGCGGATTCGTCGTTTCCTCTCTAGGCGTCTGGGCGCATCAGCTATGGCTGATTTACCTGGGCTATGGCGTGCTGGGCGGCTGCGGCTTGGGGCTCGGCTATATTTCGCCGGTCAGCACCTTGATCAAGTGGTTTCCCGATCGTCCGGGCATGGCGACCGGCATGGCGATCATGGGTTTCGGCGGCGGCGCCATGATCGGTTCTCCGCTGTCCGTGTTGCTGATGGAGTTCTATAGCTCGCCCGAATCGGTGGGTGTCGCGCAGACTTTTCTCACCCTGGGCGTAATCTATTTCGTCTCGATGTGTATCGGCGCCGCCATCGTGCGCGTGCCTGCCGAGGGCTGGAAGCCGGCCGGTTTCGTCGCGCCGGAAAAACCGCAAAAGCTGATTACCACGGCGGACGTGGAAGTCAGCGAGGCGATCAGGACGCCGCAATTCTATTTTTTATGGGGCGTGTTGTTCCTGAATGTCACCGCGGGTATTGGCATACTGGAGCAAGCGTCGCCCATGTCCCAGGAAATGTTCAAGGGCGCTATCGGTGCCGCGGCGGCGGCCGGATTCGTTGGCCTGCTCTCCATATTCAACATGCTGGGGCGTTTTTTCTGGGCTTCCCTTTCCGATTACATGGGACGCAAGATCACCTACACCATTTTTTTCACCCTGGGCATGTGTCTTTACGCTGCCGTACCGTGGAGCGCATCCGTTAATAGCGTGGCGCTGTTCGTGCTGAGCTGCTGCATTATCATGAGCATGTACGGCGGCGGCTTCGCTACCATTCCCGCTTACCTGCGCGACGTCTTCGGCACCATGCACGTGGGCGCGATTCACGGCCGGCTGCTCACGGCCTGGTCGGCCGCGGGCATCGCCGGGCCGGTGCTGGTCAACTACATCCGCGAATATCAGATCAATTCCGGCGTGGCCAGCGCGGACGCATACACCCTGACCATGTACATCATGGTCGGACTGCTGGCGGTCGGGCTGATCTGCAATTTGATGATGAGCCCGGTTAACGCCAGACATCATTATCGCGAGTCCGCGAGCGGCGACGCGCGTGGCACGACCACCCAGGCGGAGACCTAAAAATCATGCGAGAAAATCAACAGCCGGCCGGCGACTCCGACCACCGCACCTCACCGGTGCTGATTGCTATCGCCTGGCTCGCCGTGATGCTGCCGCTGGCGTGGGGGTTTATTTCAACCTTGATCGAGGCGTCAAACCTGATTAGGTAGACCGCGGCCCGGCGCGCCGCCCACCGGCAAATGCGAGTCAGCGCCATCACCGTCCCGGCGCTCATCGAGTCGTCGCTTTCGATATGAGCCTGATAATCGGGTTCACCGCGACGCGTGACAGTATACGCTCTGCATGAGCGACGCGAAAATCATGGCGACGCTTTTGGGTCAGGGAATGATTTCATCGATGGTGATCGATACCCTGACGTTCTCGCGCGTGCCCACCTGCGCGTGTTCGCCCAGCAGGTCGCCGCTTTGGGGCATGGCGTCCCCGCTTTTCGAGATCCGCGCGAGCACGTTCACTTCATCCTCGCCCGACAACTTGAACATCGGCGCCATGGCCGTGGAATCGTCCAGGGTGACTTCCAGCGGGAGGTCGGCCGCGGTGCCGCGCGCGAGCGCCAGCGGCATGCGCGGCCCGTCTATGGCCTGCGCGTAAACGAATACCGTATCTCCGGGCGCGGCGCGTTCGCCAAGCCCCGGCGCAAGGTTGACCGAAACAGTAATGCTGGCTGGTGGCGCCGCGGCGGGTTCAGTATCCCCCGCTGTTTTACCGGCACTGCTGCCCTTTGCTTTATCGGCTGTATTCGCCGGCAGACCAGCAAGGCGCCTGGCCTCGGCGATTCGCTGCGGAAGATCAACGAAGCGATCGACGAGCTCGCCGGGCGCATTCTCAAACAACGTCTGCCACCGCTCGGCCGCGCGGGCGAAATCCCGGGCCTGGAAATCCGCCCAGCCCGCGAGCCACAGCGCCTGCGGATTCTCCGGCTGTATTTTCAGGGCCTGTTCCAGCATGGCCGCCGGCCGTCCCGCGAACTGCTGGCCCTGGGCCAATGACAGGGTCTGCGCGTACGCCGCAAGCAGATCGGGCTCGTTGATTTTCTTCAGTGCGTCCGCGCGCGCGAAGGCGCGGTGCGCCGCGGCATATCGGCCCGTGAGCGTGTGGACTCTGGCGAGCATAATCCAGCCCGTGCGATCTTCAGGGTTTTGTTTTAGCCGCGCCTCGATCACGCCCGCGATCTCTTCGATCGACGGCTGCTTGCCGGAATCCGCGCCCACCGAAGGCAGGGTGGAACTCCCATCCAGCGCGTCAAAACCGGTGCTGAACTGAAGATAAAAGAATACCGCGAGTACGGGCATCGCTATGCCGACCAGCGCGGCCGTCCGGCCAGCGCCGCCGCGCGAAGTGCGCGTGGGCGGGGCCGAATCCTCGGCAACTTCCGCCAGCAGTTCGCGCTCCAGATCCAGCCGCCCACGCTCGTATTGCGCCTGCGTCAGCAGGTCGTTATCCACATCGCGCTGGAGTTCGGCCAGACGCTGCCGGTACAGCGCGCGATTGATTTCGATCCGGGTCGGCCCATCCGCGGCGTCGCCGCGACGATTCAGTAACGGGGGCAATACGAAACTTAAGGCCGCCACAATGAGCAGACCCGCGACAATCCAGAAACCAGTCACGCGTTATTATTCCTTAGGAGTCTCATCGAGCACATCGCGCAAGCGCTGTTGCTCCCGTGCGGACAGGGGCGCACCGTCTTCGCTGCCCGCGTATCGACGGATGCGAAACAACAGTGTCGTCAGGCCGGCCGCGGCCAGCACGAAAGGCCCGATCCACAGCACGTAAGTCAGAGGTTTGAACTGCGGACGGTAAAGCACAAAGTCGCCGTAGCGTGCGGCCAGAAAATCGACGATCTCGGCATCCGTGGCGCCGTCTTTCAGCATCTCCTGAATTTCAGTACGCAGGTCCTTCGCGAGATCCGCGTCCGATTCTGCCAGCGATTCGTTCTGACAAACGAGACAGCGGAATTCCTCGATCAGGGTGTGGTAACGATCCGTCATCGCAGCGTCCATGGCGACCGCCTGCGCCAAAGAGGCGAACCACAACGTCAACCCCAGCATGAACCGCAGGGCCATGCACGACCACACGGAGGTCGTCCATCGCGCCGCGCCGCGCACCTCAGCCCTCGCGCAGCCGCCTGACCAGCGGCAGAATCGTATCGGTCAGAACATCGCCGGTCAGTGGCCCGATGTGTTTGTAGCGGATGATGCCCTGGCTATCGACCACAAACGTCTCCGGCGCGCCGTACACGCCCCAGTCAATTGCCACGCGTCCGTCCTTGTCGAACGCGATCGCGGAGTAAGGGTTGCCCAGTTCGCGCAGCCAGCGTCTGGCGGCTGGACGCTGATCCTTGAGATTCAGACCGTAAATCGGCACCTGGCCGGTGCGCGCCAGTTCGACCAGCACCGGATGCTCGTCGTAACAGGCCACGCACCAGGTCGCCCACACGTTGACCAGACTGACATCACCGGTCAGATCGTGATTGGAAAAGCTCTGCTCCGGCTTCTTGAGTAGAGGAAGTGTAAACGCCGGCGCCGGTTTGTCGATCAGCGGCGACGGCACCATCGAGGGGTCACGATTGAGGCCAAACCCTAAAAATACCACCAGCACCACGAACAGCGCGGCGGGCAGCAGATAGCGGATCATCAACCGGGCTGCGGTTGCGCGGATAAACCTTCGGTGCGCACGGTCTCGCGTTGCGTGCTCACGCGATAACGCTGGTCAGAGGCTGCCAGCACACCGCCGAACGCCATCATCATCGGCCCCAGCCACAACCATTGTACGAACGGCTTGTAGTAAAGCCGCACGCCCCGGGCGCCGCCGTCGGTGGTGGGTTCGCCCAGCGCCACGTACAGATCCCGGGTGAATGTCGAGTCGATGGCCGCGTCCGTCATGGGATTGGTCTGCACGCGGTAAACACGCTTCTCGGGATGCAGGATCGCGACTACCTCGCCGTCGCGGGCCACCTCGACGAGGCCCCGCTCCGCCACGTAGTTCGGACCCGCAACTTCGCTCACGCCCTGAAATGTGAATTCGTAGCCACTCAGGGTCGTACTTTCACCCGGCGCCATGCTCAGTTGCCGCTCGACTTCGAACGCGCTGGCGAAGGTTATGCCGACGATGAATACGCCCATACCCAGATGCGCCACGGTCATGCCGTACATGGCGCGCGGAATCGACGCCAGCGCCTGCGCCCACGGCTTGCCGGCGCGCTGACGGCGCACATGCGTAAAAAGATTCATACCGGCCGAGACCGCCGCCCAGCCCGCCAGCGCGATACCGACCGCCACCAGAATCGTGTTGGTGCCCGCCACGATC is part of the Gammaproteobacteria bacterium genome and harbors:
- a CDS encoding OFA family MFS transporter, which gives rise to MSFLDREHTVARPGYSRWLVPPAALFVHLCIGEVYAFSVFKLPMTTLLGIDKSAPGDWGFTQLAWIFSIAIVFLGLSAAVFGRWVERVGPRKAMFTSACCFGGGFVVSSLGVWAHQLWLIYLGYGVLGGCGLGLGYISPVSTLIKWFPDRPGMATGMAIMGFGGGAMIGSPLSVLLMEFYSSPESVGVAQTFLTLGVIYFVSMCIGAAIVRVPAEGWKPAGFVAPEKPQKLITTADVEVSEAIRTPQFYFLWGVLFLNVTAGIGILEQASPMSQEMFKGAIGAAAAAGFVGLLSIFNMLGRFFWASLSDYMGRKITYTIFFTLGMCLYAAVPWSASVNSVALFVLSCCIIMSMYGGGFATIPAYLRDVFGTMHVGAIHGRLLTAWSAAGIAGPVLVNYIREYQINSGVASADAYTLTMYIMVGLLAVGLICNLMMSPVNARHHYRESASGDARGTTTQAET
- the ccmI gene encoding c-type cytochrome biogenesis protein CcmI, whose amino-acid sequence is MTGFWIVAGLLIVAALSFVLPPLLNRRGDAADGPTRIEINRALYRQRLAELQRDVDNDLLTQAQYERGRLDLERELLAEVAEDSAPPTRTSRGGAGRTAALVGIAMPVLAVFFYLQFSTGFDALDGSSTLPSVGADSGKQPSIEEIAGVIEARLKQNPEDRTGWIMLARVHTLTGRYAAAHRAFARADALKKINEPDLLAAYAQTLSLAQGQQFAGRPAAMLEQALKIQPENPQALWLAGWADFQARDFARAAERWQTLFENAPGELVDRFVDLPQRIAEARRLAGLPANTADKAKGSSAGKTAGDTEPAAAPPASITVSVNLAPGLGERAAPGDTVFVYAQAIDGPRMPLALARGTAADLPLEVTLDDSTAMAPMFKLSGEDEVNVLARISKSGDAMPQSGDLLGEHAQVGTRENVRVSITIDEIIP
- a CDS encoding cytochrome c-type biogenesis protein CcmH, producing the protein MALRFMLGLTLWFASLAQAVAMDAAMTDRYHTLIEEFRCLVCQNESLAESDADLAKDLRTEIQEMLKDGATDAEIVDFLAARYGDFVLYRPQFKPLTYVLWIGPFVLAAAGLTTLLFRIRRYAGSEDGAPLSAREQQRLRDVLDETPKE
- a CDS encoding DsbE family thiol:disulfide interchange protein, whose protein sequence is MIRYLLPAALFVVLVVFLGFGLNRDPSMVPSPLIDKPAPAFTLPLLKKPEQSFSNHDLTGDVSLVNVWATWCVACYDEHPVLVELARTGQVPIYGLNLKDQRPAARRWLRELGNPYSAIAFDKDGRVAIDWGVYGAPETFVVDSQGIIRYKHIGPLTGDVLTDTILPLVRRLREG